TTATTTCGCCAGTTCAAACTGCATTGAATACCCCTTTCCTGACTCgggctagaatttttctaggaTAGCACTACGCTTAGATACTTTTATACCCAGTCGGCTTTGATTGTATTAGGCGACATAATTTTGAAACGGATATAGCTGATTTAAGGTGGATATTGTATTGGATAATAAGAGGGATACTGGCCTGACACAAATACTGTTTACGCAGTATTTTTAGATAAAATCCCTTATTTGATAATTTGATCAACTATACGGTTGATATTTCTGTTATTGTGGGTAAAGGGAGACAAGATACTTAAGAGATGAATTCACAAAGATTCGTTTTCTTTTCGGACCAAGTGGTCACATTTTGCGCGGCATTCGCTGACATACCAATTCAAGATCATACGACCTCTAGTTTGGAAGTAGAGTTGGATGATTTAGAACGTCGATGGCGTCAATTGGTGCAGATATATGAGTCTGAGATGACGTCAGATGACCCGGCGTATACAAAAGAGATGAGGCAATCgactcattcaaaattttctgtatCATGTAAAACCTACAAGGGATGTAAGGCACAGATATTGGATTTGCTTCAGATTGAAAGACAAAAGGCGACCAAGGTGCCTATCGGTTCGGAGACTGCTGGGGCATCTCCACTTGACACATCATTTTCGTTGAAGCTTCCACCGTGTGATACGGAGATCTTTTCTGGGGGATATGAAAAATGGCCAAGTTTTCGCGATATGTTCTCGGCTATTTACGATAAGCACCCAAAGCTATCTGCCGCTCAGAAATTGTTTCACCTTAGAGCTAAGACACGCGGAGAGGCCGGCCAAATAGTGAAACAATTCGCCCTTTCGGACGACAATTATAGATTGGCATGGAATGCGTTGGTACAGAGATATGAGAATAGACGAATTCTCATTAATAACCAATTGAGGAAGATTTTTGCCCTGGAGAATGTAGTTTCTGAGAAAAGCAAATCCTTACGGAATTTGCAATACACTATGAATAACTCGATTTCGATTTTGAGGACATATAACATTTCTGTTTTGGCATGGGATCCTATTTTGGTATATTGGGTGTCTTCGAAGCTGCCGGAGGAGACACTGACGGCATGGGAAAATTCCATTGATGACCATAAGGAGATGCCTTCATGGAACCGATTGAATGAATTTATATCGAAGAGACTGGACTTATTGGAGTCTATATCCGATATTCGCAGACCTGGGTCGAACTCGAACGCGGGGGTGCAACGGTCCCAAAATCATCATGTCAGTTCTGACGGTACATATCGCCAATGTAGAATCTGTGGTGAGGAGCATAGACTCAGAAAGTGTCCTCAATTCCAGGCTATGACAGTTTCCGAGCGGAGGAAATATGCTGAGCAGAACCAGGTGTGTTTTAATTGCTTGACACATGGACACAGTGTGAACAGCTGTCGTAGTAGTAGCCGATGTCAGGTTTGTCAGGCGACACACCACTCCTTTTTGCATGCTGAATCGACTCAAAATTCTCGACGGTATCAAACCCGTTCTATGAGTTCTCAGGTTCAATCCCAGTCATTTCATCTTGATTCTAATCAGGACGGACCTCCGGCCGAGATAATGTCTCATTCGGGTCTCGATAATGACGTGCAGGTTAATTTGTCTCAGTCGGGGCATCGTACTGTACTTCCTACTGCATTAGTGGATATCGACCACTTGGGCCACCGGTTTACGGTACGTGCTTTTATTGACCAAGGCTCTCAGGAGACATTCTTGGCGAGTGGGGTCGTTGAGAGATTTTCAATCCCTACGATGAGATCAATTACAAGGATATCCGGCCTTGGCGGTACACCCCTTGAGAACTCTTCACGAGTATGTCGGATAAATCTCAGGTCTCGTAGATCCGACTTCTCATTACCGGCCACGGCTGTTGTGATTAGGAGTCTGAATCATTTTATGCCAACCGAACATACTAGGATCACTGATTGGAGTGATCTGGAATCTTTGGAGTTAGCGGATCCTTATTTTTATAAGCCGGCCCAAATAGACCTACTGATTGGCAGTGATATTCTGCCACAGATATTGAAACCAGGTATTCGCCGGAATATCTCGGGTGGACTCATGGCACAAGACTCTGAATTCGGATGGTTTGTGAGTGGTCCTCCAGAGGAGAGAATTGTGACTTCATTTGCGACGTGGACTTCAGATGTGTCTTTGGACGAGGCGGTGAGAAAGTTCTGGGAGACGGAAGAGATTCCTGAAAAAATTCAGAAATCTGATTCGGAACTATGGTGCGAGAAGTATTTTCGAGAAACGACAATACGTCGTGATGATGGACGGTATGTGGTTCGGTTGCCATTTAAACCTGGATTTCCAAGGGATGTTCACTTGGGTAGTTCCCGTAGGACGGCCTTGGGCCAATACTTCCGAATGGAGAAATCCTTGCGGAATTCATCCAATCTTGGTCACGAATATTCTGCCGTACTTAACGAGTATTTACAGCTCGATCACATGACCTTGACGGATTCTAGTGAGATTACCGATGGTGCGCGGTATTTTTCGTTCTACCTCCCACATCATGCCGTTATACGACAGGAAAGTAGATCTACAAAAATTCGAGTAGTCTTCAATGCTTCGAAGAAGACTACTAGTGGTTTTTCCTTGAATGATGTACTTTATACGGGTCCGGCACTACAAAATGATCTTATGAACGTCATTTTACGATGGCGGTTATTTAGATTTGTGTTTGGAGGAGATATCCAGAAAATGTATCGGCAAATACTTGTCGATGAAAGGGACCATCAATATCAGAGGATTTTATTCCGGGAGTCTGTTTCTGATACAGTTAAAGATTATGCTTTGAAGACGGTCACATTTGGAGTTAATTGCGCTCCATATTTGGCGATACGGACACTGCTGCAGCTAAGTGAGGACAACATTCAAAGTTATCCTGTGGCCGCAGCTATCCTTAAAGATCAGATATATGTTGATGACATACTGTCTGGTGGGCATAGTTTGGAGGAAGCAAGGACAGCGCTCTTCGAGCTGAAATATGTACTGGAGTCAGCGGGATTTCCGCTCAAaaagattatggcaaataatACGAAGTTGCTAGAAGGAATTCCAAAAGACGATCTTTTTGACGAAGATTTTTTGATGTTTGAAGATAGTAGTGAGACGAAAATTTTGGGAATACGATGGAACGCTATGACTGACGACTTTTTCTATAGCGTTTGCGCTATTGATCTGCCTCCGCGGAATATCACAAAGCGAACAATTCTGTCTTTGGTGGCGAAATTGTTTGACCCAGCTGGATGGTTATCACCAATCATTATTGTTGCCAAGATGCTATTACAACAGTTATGGATTGATGGTACCAGCTGGGACGAGGAAGTCAGGCCGCATTCGTTGGAGAGATGGGCATCATTCGTTCAGAATTTTTGTGATATCGCCGATTTCAGAATCCCTAGATGGGTACATTGCACTCAGAATGAGAATGTTGAACTACacggtttttgcgatgcttctGAGAAGGCATATTGCGCCTGTGTTTACATAAAGACGTCGAATGGGGACAATGGAAACTCTTCATTCCTCTTGGTGGCCAAGAGCAAGGTGGCGCCTTTGAAGACAATTAGCCTACCGAGGCTTGAACTATGCGGTGCTGTTTTGTTGGCAAGGCTTATAAAGTCTATTGGcgagaatttaaaatttaaagactGCCATATTTTTTTGTGGTCAGATTCGACCATTACGTTGTCGTGGTTAAGAAAACCCCCCTTCGAATGGAATACCTATGTCGCAAATAGGATTTCAAGGATCTTGGACAATGTTGGAAATGCTAGTTGGATGCATGTTCCAAGTGGTGACAACCCAGCGGATATTGGGTCTCGAGGATGTACGGCCGTGGAGTTGAGAAACAGACGACTCTGGTGGAACGGACCTGATTGGTTGCTGAAAGAACCAACGGAGTGGCCAGAACAGCCAACATTAGCTGAAGTTAATTGCGAAAGGAAAATTAAGGCATTTACCATACAGAGCGACCAAGAGGACATTTTGGAAAGGTTCTCTTCTTACAATAGGGCATTGCGCGTCTATTGTTACGTATTTCGGTTTGCACAGAGATGCCAGCGCAAACCATTGTTGGAAAACCGGAAGGACTACATCACCGCTGCTGAATTATTGTTTGTGAAGTACCGATTGgtaaaattggcacagattgCGTATTTCCCTTCTGAATATAGGGCCCTAGAGAATAACTTACCTATCAGTCAAAAAAGTAGGCTGCTGACACTAAATCCGTTTCGTGACGAAGAAGGACTTTTGAGAGTTAACGGCCGTTTATCTGATTCCAACTTAAGCTTCAATGAAAGGCATCCCATTATAATGCCGGAAAGGGCTAGACTTTGCAAACTCTTTATAGAATTTACCCATAGGGTTTTACTTCATGCGGAAAATAACCTGATGCTTCGAGCAATTCGACAAGAATTTTACGTTATACGGTTAAAAAATTCTGTCAAACAGTGCGTTAGAAATTGCAAGATTTGTACGATTTACAAACATAGGATTCATAATCAAATCATGGCCGCCTTACCCCCTGAGCGTTGCACGTTTTCTTTACCTTTTACCTATACGGGTATTGACTTTGCTGGGCCGTTTGATGTCAAAACATCTCGATTGAGAAATTCAAAGATACAGAAAGGATACGCCGCCATATTCGTTTGTTTTTCAACACGCGCTATTCATTTAGAATCATGTTCGGAACTGACATCAGAGGCCTTCCTTGCAACCTTTGACAGGTTTGTTGGACGGAGAGGACTACCTGCTAAAGTATTTTCGGACAACGGAACCAATTTCGTTGGGGCCAGCCGGGCGTTACAAAGAGAGTATCGCCAGTTTCTTCAGAAGTCCGAAGAACATATTGTGAATAAATTTGGCTTACATGGGTTCACTTGGAATTTTATTCCGCCCCACGCACCCCACATGGGGGGGTTGTGGGAAGCCGGAGTAAAGAGTATGAAATCTCATATGAGGAAGACTGCTGGAAATATCAAATTTACGTTTGAGGAATTTACGACCCTACTGGTACGCATTGAAAGTGTCCTTAACTCCCGGCCACTTTCTCCAATAAGCGAAGATCCCTCTGAGCTCATTCCGCTGACGCCTGGGCATTTATTAAAAGGAGCACCATTAGTTGCTGTTCCGGAATGTTATTCAGACAATTTGTCGCTCATCAACCgttggcaaaaattaaagatctTACAGATCCATTTTGCTAAACGATGGAAAAACGAGTACATCTCGGATATGCAAAGGCGGTATAAGTGGAAAACAGCTCAGGCTAATTTGAAGAAGGACGATTTCGTCGTAGTGAAAGATGATCTTTTGCCGCCAACAGAATGGCGACTAGGAAGGGTTGAAAGAGTTTTTATGGGTTCTGATTCCAGGGTTCGAGTAGCAGAAATCCGGACTCAAAATGGACTCGTCACTCGACCATTAACCAAGCTTTGTATTTTGCCAGTTGCCTGATTTATAAAGCCGTATTGTCTCTTTTCTTTTCAAACTTAACCCTAATTTCCTCAACAGCCAAGCCAAATGTCGAGTATGTTCAAGTCAACATCATCTGAGATTGTGTCCTGATTTTAATCGAATGTCAGTAGCAGCACGATGGGAAGCTGTCAAAAGCCGTGGCTATTGTTTTAATTGCCTTTGCCTATCACATACTCGGGAATGGTGTCGCTCTCGTAATAAATGTGAAGTATGTAACAAAGCGCACCACACTAAGCTTCATACCGACAAAATACAACAACAGTCAGAGGAAAACCGAAGTAAAAATCTGTCCAACCCGGTCACACAATGTAAGAACTCCATGTCGAAAAAGGAACAGGGGACTAGAAAACCAGTCCAAGAAAGACTAGGCAAAAAATTACCTACCAATGTTTTTATGCCAACCGCTTTGGCCAAAATTATTACAACAGAGGGACCCCAAAAGGCAAGATTATTGATAAGCTCCGGTCAAGTACAAACACTCATTGCAAAGTCGCTTGTACATCGTTTaagtcttccaacaactatagcCGACGATAAAGAGTTCTGTATTGTGTATCTTCTGTCATACCACGACCATACGACCAAATTGCAGGTGCGCGGTTTAGTTAAAGACCACCTATCAATTACTATGCCACCAACATCATCCGATAAAAAATTCCAAAGCATATATGGCCACATAATCGACTTAGCCGATCCTCACTTTTATAATCCCAAGGATGTCGAAATAATTATTGGTAGCGACTTGGTGGCCTCCGTTCTACGGGCTGGTCTTATACAGACTTCAAAGAATATGCCAGTATTACAAAGCACCATTTTCGGTTGGGTGGTTTCAGGAGCTTGTACTCTCTAATTTTGCACTGCGGCAAGAGGTGGCGCCATGTTGAACTGTGTTCaacaaagtaggttaagtttaatAATAAGTTAATAATGAATTACTCTTATAATGAATGtggatttttaaattgaatttaacgGTTAAAATATTTGCTAGTTTGCATCAATGGAAACCCTTGGCACAATCAACCTCACCAAAGGCTAGAGCTTTCGCTCAAATTGCCCAATAGTTTCCATCTTGAAATAATATTCCAATTCACCTTGCGCTGAATTAGCCCTTTTGCTATGTATGAAATACTTTGTCTCTTCACTTAAAAAGAAACCAGCTTACTCTACGGTAAGAACGAAGCTCTTTACGGAgaccaaaaaataaactttgaatTGCATAAACCTAACTCTggctttttctattttttttgttctatttgcATGGGTTTACAATTGTGAGTTTCACACTAAAATACAGTCCACTATTGCAGAAAACCTCACAATTGTacacgctgaaatttgaaacagtgagaaatttaaggcttcccgacaactgacccaaatatggttcagagcggactatatttagatatagctaccatatagaccgatctgccgataaagggtctgagaaccattaaagcttttattattacccgattttgctgaaatttgcaacaggggattattgtaagcctcccgatatctgacgtaaatatggttcagatcggttcatatttagatatagctgtcatatagaccgatctccatgccatataaaccaatcttggatcttgacttctagagggcgcaattctaatccgatttaactaaaattttgcacgcagtgttttggtatcacttccaccaactgtgttaagtttgattcaaatcagttcataatctggtatagctgtgtcatataaaccgataaaccaataaagcgcgcaattctcaaccgatttggccgacattttcaataactgtgctaaatatggcttaaatcggtatagaacttgatatcgctgccatataaaccgatctgggattttgacttcttgagcctctagagagcggaattctcacccgattgagcagaaattttgtacaacggcttgtctcatgactttcaacatacgtgtgaaacatggtcggaatcgatcaatagcttgatacagctcccatagaaaccaatctcccaattttgcttcttgagcccatacaaggcgcaattcttatccaaatgaactgaaataatacacagtgacttctatggttgcccaaaaagtaattgcggatttttctccaatagcaataccagttcttattcaatattctatatttgcctaaaaaaaaggcataccgcgcatagaactcaacaaatgcgatcaatggtggaggatatataaaatgcggcccggccgaacttagcacgctcttacttgtttaaattttcgaaaacttcaaaagtttttaaataacGCAAGACAAAACTGTATGGTGGTGAGTTAGTAAATGGTGTAGGAGTTTTCTTAAGTGTTCCTACGTCAACTCAATTGTTCTATCAGAGTAcgacatttttacaaaataaaacttttctggtgtcatcaaaaaaaaagaaaaacctaGAACGATGTACGCGAAATTTtcgcatacatacaaacatttttgaatatcATGCTAATGAAATTCAATTTGTTGCCCCATTTTAGAAGAATTTTTCCTGTTAAAACAAGTTCCGAAGAAATTCATCTGAGTTTAGCTATAcaagtatgtgtgtgtttgtatgggAATAAGGAATTCTGTGGAAGAGTAAAACTTTTAATAAATCTCTCAAGTTGAGAACATAAAACAAACATTGAGAGTAAATGGTCCAAACAAGCAAACTTGGAGGCAGTAACATAAGTAGAAAACACTTTATTTTAaacatacaaaaacaaacagaCATACCTGTTCAGCAACgcagaaacacacacacacacacatctaaaCACATGCTTATATGGCTTGCCATAGGGTGATGGTGCAATACTCATTTCGCTCTTTTTCTCTTCATGTCTGTATGTTGCTGTGTATGTGCATGGGGCCCTTGATGAtagtgaaaacaaaaaatctcaaGAGTTTTCCTACCGTTGGTACTTTACTTGGATCTAATGCTTTCAAAGATTGTTATTGGTCCCACCAATGAAAACTAATGAAGGCATATTCTTAATTTTCCTtcactcttcttcaatttacGGTGAAATGTTACCGGTGTTAAAACTTAACAGGGCCAAAGTAAAACTTTATTCGACACTTAAATCGTATTCGTGTTCCATCACGAAGAGGCAGGGAAcgatatgaaaataaatttgattaTGCCCTCTTCTATAGATAAACTTTAACATATAGAGTTTCCATCGAATAAATTAGCCgtctatttataccctacaccaccactgtggtacagggtattattataattttgtgcatttgtttgcaacgctaaggagGAAAAGAGCTACACCCATTGCtacagatcgacttagaatctctTCGGATTCcttttagcaatgtccgtctgtatgtccatgtattctagagatcaaggtacaggtcgcatttgatttccgattgtcataaaatggattttcatacccaccaccgtaggatgggggtatattcattttgtcattccgtttgcaacacttcgaaatatccatttccgaccctataaagtatatatattcttgatcagcgtaaaaatctaagacgatctagccatgtccgtttgtctgtgtgtctgtcggttgaaatcacgctacaatctttaacaagtaagagcgggctaagttcgaccgggccgaatcttatataccctccaccatgtatcgcatctgacgagttctttgcgcagtatctttttaggcaaacaaagaatgaataagGACGAAGGAAGAgttattgcgttgcccaaaaagcaattgcggattttttaaaagaaagtaaatgaatttttaataaaacttagaatgaactttaatcaaatatactttttttacacttcttttctaaagcaagctaaaagtaacagtaacagctgataactgacagaagaaagaatgcaattacagagtcacaagctgtgaaaaaatttgtcaacgccgactatatgaaaaatccgcaattactttttggacaacccaatatatcatgttatagtccgattcggggctcaagaagtaaaatcgggagatcggtttatatggaagctgtttcaagctatacatcgattcagaccatattgcacacatatggtGAAGGCCAtggtagaagtcgttgtacaaaatttgtgccaaatcggatgaaaattgagcttctagaggctcaagaagtcaagacccctgatcggtttatatggcagctatatcaggttataaaccgatttagaccatactatgCATAAATGTTATAAGTGATAtgaaaacaccgcgtgcaaaatttcagtcaaatcgtatgagaattgcgccctctagtggctcaagaagtcaagatccaagatcgctaTGTCAAAACATCGATCGATTtgtcctatttacaatcccaaccgacctacactaataagaagtatttgtgcaaaatgtcatgcggctagcttaactccttcaaaagttagcgtgcgaccgacagacggacggccagacggacggacatggctagttcgacttaaaatgacgcatatttcgaggtgttacaaacagaatgacgaaattagtatacccccatcctaaggtggagggtgtaaaaatagagctattgagctgaaattttgcacagattcttttttgtccataagcaggtttagttagaagatggactatatcggactatatattgatatagcccccatatagaccgatcccccgatttagggtcttaggcccataaaagccgcattattaatccgattttgctaaaatttgggacagtgagttgtattgggctcttcgacatttgtcttcaatatggcccagatcggtccagatttgtatatagatgtcatatagaccgatctctcgattaaggatttcggccaataaatggcgcatttattgtccgatttctcccaaatttgggacagtgagttgtgttcgacttttcgacatccatgtcgtatatggttcagatcggtctttatttggatatcgctaacaaaaagaccaatataggggcataagttatgcatttttcaccggattatgacgaaatgtggtttacatatatacccaagttggacggtatccaaagttcggcccggctgaactaaaCGCCTTTATACTTGTTATAGCTGAGTCAGAATGGTGTGCCGtaatggagaagtttttacatggcatagcacctcacaaatgttgccagcattaggagggaacaaccaccgctgacatttttttctaaagttctCCCTAGGATTTGAAACCAGGCATTCGACGTCAATGATTTTTCGACTGTGAGACAAGTCCCCGCAACACTTCTTGAACCATgtcttttatacatttttatactcaccaccatggggtgggggtaaactaatctagtcattacgtttgtaacacctcgaaatattcgtctaaaagtatgtataatcttgatcgtccgtacgttctgagtcgaactagccatggacggacatggctagccgaaatcacgatagagttcgaacgcgtaaagctagaagcttgaaattttgcacagatactatatattgatgtaggtctttggggattgcaaatgggccatatcggtttagatttagatatagctctcatatagactgatctaccgatttgccTTCTTTAGCCTCTGGAATTTTgctccgaaattttgcacatagagttttgttatcacttccaacaactatgctaagtacggtttgaatcggtgtataacctgatatagctctcacataagccgatctcccggtttgacttcttgaacccctgcaagccacaatgtttgtccggtttggctgaaattttgcacgtggtgttttgttatgatcttcaataactgtgttaactgtgtgtacggtctaaatcggtcaagaacctgatatagctcccatacaaaccaatctcccgatttggcttcttgagtctctggaagccgcaatttttgtccgatttggatgaaattttgcacgtggtgttctgttacgacttccaacagctgtgttagtacggtccaaatcggtctgtaacctgacatagctcaaatgtaaaccggtctcccgatcatCTTTGGTCGGTTCCTACAgctttcatttttatttgcattccaTTTAcattgtactaagtatgataCCCAATATTATAGGACGCTATGTAAGGTGTAACAATGATGAGTCAGAAGTTATTTGTGGGTAAATTGGATTGGATATGGCTGCTTTATAAGTCCATCTTGTTACTTAGGCCCTtgagcttaggttaggttagattaggctaggtcgaaaagagggtgcagttattaatccgccctatgccactataaacatacaccttagccagtaatcggcttgttgtccgctctaaaaactagaaagtaacctctaaaaagaaaatttttaagttaggaattccatgctacttacaaaatccttaattgttttcaataccactcccctcagttggttcatgtctaatattgtgtctccatctaagtaccggtatctgttggatgagaaagccgggcaatgacataggaaatgctccaaagtctcataatcttccccgcatgccctacaaaagctatcacttgccgtaccgattttacagaagtgagctcgtagtcctatgtgtcccgttatgataccaatagctatactgatcttcttcttgcttcctttcagtaatagcctcgtcttttcacgatctggatccccccataggattttcgccgtcctaccgatcgtttcgctgttccacaatgtggcatgcgcattcgttggccactcccttaactcggactgcgtctacccgtaaggcttcaggttaaccaagtttatggaaggcagtcctcttgcctttaccgccaaatcgtctgccctttcatttccccttactctgttatggcccggcatccaaacgatgcagattttgccatcctcagaaaaggcgttaatgtccttcttacactgcaagactgttcgtgaccttagcagatctcagtccctggattctcaatgttaaccccttTGCCCACTCtatcctttagctttgatccatctgcgtaacattatcttccagatggcaatactagggttccgtcaatccaagactgtgccgacgatggcagcagtgcctcgcactcgacttcaaggttcatctcaggtatccgatcggaaacctctccacttccttccaggtttcttatcgtcgcctcgattataccgcgatgagctgctcccatcttcaatttattctcccatcgccttaagtcttacagcggcagtggctgcctcacacttaatttgtgtgtcaatgggttggatatctagaatagtctccagtgccctagtgggcgtggtcctcatcgctccgcctatgtcaagacaacatgttccctgAACCTATTGTtcggtccttatgttgcactttttctccatagcagtccaccaaactactgaggcgtaagtaggtattgctctaatcac
This Stomoxys calcitrans chromosome 2, idStoCalc2.1, whole genome shotgun sequence DNA region includes the following protein-coding sequences:
- the LOC131995042 gene encoding uncharacterized protein LOC131995042, which translates into the protein MSQKHSQAKCRVCSSQHHLRLCPDFNRMSVAARWEAVKSRGYCFNCLCLSHTREWCRSRNKCEVCNKAHHTKLHTDKIQQQSEENRSKNLSNPVTQCKNSMSKKEQGTRKPVQERLGKKLPTNVFMPTALAKIITTEGPQKARLLISSGQVQTLIAKSLVHRLSLPTTIADDKEFCIVYLLSYHDHTTKLQVRGLVKDHLSITMPPTSSDKKFQSIYGHIIDLADPHFYNPKDVEIIIGSDLVASVLRAGLIQTSKNMPVLQSTIFGWVVSGACTL